A region of the Legionella sp. PATHC035 genome:
TGCTCCAGCACTTCAAAAACATTATCAAATACGGGTTCAGCAAATTGCTGTCCCCAAGGACCTGCTTGCTGGATCAATTGAGCAATCTCAATATTAAGCTCTTCAGGTTGCAATGGCCCATCAGTAAGCACTTCCCCTTCGCATTGAGATAAATCAATATGCTTACTCACTTCAGAAATTAATGCTTCCCTAAAGGCTTTAAACGAGTTTGGATGAATACTCAGACCTGCAGCCATAGCATGACCACCAAATTTACAGATGAGCCCTGGATTATCCTTATCAATTGCTGCCAATACATCTCGGATATTTAAATCAGGAACTGACCGCGCAGATCCTTTTAATTCATGTTCACTGACTTCTGCAAAAGCTATTACAGGACGATGATATCGCTCTTTCACCCGTCCCGCTAAAATTCCAATTACCCCCTGATGCCAGGTTTTATCAAAAAGGCATAAAGCGATGGGTAAATGATTACTTGTATATTCTGTACTTAAAGCAAGTTTTTCCAATGCAAGCATTGCTTGCTCTTTCATTTCAGTTTCAATTAACTTTCTTTCTTCATTTAACTCATCGAGTTGTTGACAATAGTTTCTAGCTTGTTGGGGATCTGTAGTAATTAAGCATTCTATGCCTAAGGCCATATCGTCCAATCTTCCAGCGGCATTAAGTCTTGGTGCAATAGCAAAACCTAGATCAGACTCTCTTAGTCGCGCATACTCACGTCCAGAGACTTCAATCAAAGCCTTTATTCCTACACGACATTGTCCTTGACGTATTCTGGAAAGACCTTGATTCACCATAATGCGGTTATTCTGATCCAGCCCCACTACATCAGCGACAGTGCCTAATGCCACTAAATCCAAAAAACTGGCCATATTAGGTTCAGTGATATTCATTTCATGGAACCAATTTGCTTTCACCAAATGTCTACGCAAAGCCAGCATGACGTAAAAAATAACCCCTACGCCAGCAATCGATTTACTGGGAAATTTACAATCTGGCTGATTTGGGTTCACAATAGCGCAGGCAGCAGGAAGAGTATCTGCAGGCAAATGATGATCGGTGATTAAAACATCAATCCCTAACTGGTTTGCTTTTTCCACACCCTCAACACTAGCAATACCGTTATCTACGGTGATAATGAGATCAGGCTTCCATTTACTGGCCACCTCAACGATTTGAGGTGTTAAACCATAGCCAAACTCAAACCGATTAGGAACCAAATAATCAACAAATTGAGCCCCCATAGCCCGTAAAGCAGTGACAGCAAGTGCGGTTGATGTTGCACCATCCGCATCAAAATCACCAATGATTAAAATTCTATGCTGTTCACGTAATGCGCTCTCTAAACGAACACAAGCCTCGTTTATTCCTTTGAAGCTGTCAAAAGGGAGTAATGTTTGGAGTTGTTTATCCAATTGACACGATTCTTTTATTCCCCTGTTTGCAAATATTCGCCTGAGTACATCAGGCACATTAGGTAAATCGAGTATGTGTGATGGCTTGGGGCGTTGTTTAATTAGCATGTATTATTTTTCTCCATAAACGGGCATACCACCTGCCGCTATTCATCAAATAAGCAGTATTATTCCAATACAAATGAACGGGCATTTTTTCTAATTCTTCTTGATGTTGCTTGCTCAGTATTGAAAACTCAGAGAGTAATAAAATTTGAAAGTCCTTGAGCTTTATTTCTGGGCTATACACAGTAACCTGAGTACTACATAATGTCGCAAATGAAAAAAAATGCGCGTCAACACAAATATTAAGTGCTTTTTTCTCATTCAGTTTTGCATTCCCCCAAACCCACAATCCATTAATTAAAGACTGATTGGGTCTTGAAGCGAACAGCATTTGGCTTTCAGTGATGAATTTCTGCCAATGCATCGAGTTATCAAGTTGGGTCAATTCGGGCATTAAGGATTGATGCAATATATGATGGGGAGGTTTTGCATTTAAAGAATATTTTTTATTCGTATTAAGCAACCAGGTTTCCGCATCATGATAATAAAGTACGGTCTCGTCTTCAGCCAAATACTGTGAAAATACGTCAAACCATGATCTCGACTCACTCTCTTCCAGCTGTAAGTCTCTAGCCGAGGCAACTATCATCGCATCATTATGAGTCGCTTCCCAGTGAACTGGTGTGACTATGAACCACTCGCCTTCCAAATTATGATGTCGCTTTAATAAATCGGCATAAGGTGGATTAGTAGGTTCATAGCCC
Encoded here:
- the recJ gene encoding single-stranded-DNA-specific exonuclease RecJ — encoded protein: MLIKQRPKPSHILDLPNVPDVLRRIFANRGIKESCQLDKQLQTLLPFDSFKGINEACVRLESALREQHRILIIGDFDADGATSTALAVTALRAMGAQFVDYLVPNRFEFGYGLTPQIVEVASKWKPDLIITVDNGIASVEGVEKANQLGIDVLITDHHLPADTLPAACAIVNPNQPDCKFPSKSIAGVGVIFYVMLALRRHLVKANWFHEMNITEPNMASFLDLVALGTVADVVGLDQNNRIMVNQGLSRIRQGQCRVGIKALIEVSGREYARLRESDLGFAIAPRLNAAGRLDDMALGIECLITTDPQQARNYCQQLDELNEERKLIETEMKEQAMLALEKLALSTEYTSNHLPIALCLFDKTWHQGVIGILAGRVKERYHRPVIAFAEVSEHELKGSARSVPDLNIRDVLAAIDKDNPGLICKFGGHAMAAGLSIHPNSFKAFREALISEVSKHIDLSQCEGEVLTDGPLQPEELNIEIAQLIQQAGPWGQQFAEPVFDNVFEVLEQRLVGKNHLKMTLATTQGDQQVDAIAFNIDLKSWPNHRVKYIHAAYKLDINFYQGRTRLQLLIQAMNAVNQK